One Glaciihabitans arcticus DNA window includes the following coding sequences:
- the xerD gene encoding site-specific tyrosine recombinase XerD encodes MAEASALQVAVDRYLRHVAIERGLSVNTLAAYRRDLAAYSRFLDSQGVDTPDGIDQSHVSAFAVHLRTREEGALVASSLARMLSSVRGFHRFLLGENLVEADVAADQSPPKLASRLPKAITVEQMASILAAVDGDDLQSLRDKALLELLYATGARVSEAVALNVDDILGDEHGAAEVVRLFGKGNKQRIVPVGSYARAALDAYLVRARPILSVRGPSTPALFLGIRGQRVSRQNAWLIIRAAAGRAKLGFDISPHTFRHSFATHLLAGGADVRVVQELLGHSSVATTQIYTLVTADTLRDMYTTAHPRARG; translated from the coding sequence GTGGCCGAGGCATCCGCTCTTCAGGTAGCGGTCGACCGCTACCTGCGCCACGTCGCCATCGAGCGCGGGCTTTCCGTCAACACGCTCGCCGCGTATCGGCGCGACCTGGCGGCGTACTCGCGCTTCCTCGATTCCCAAGGCGTCGATACCCCCGACGGCATCGACCAGTCGCACGTGTCGGCGTTCGCCGTTCACCTCCGCACCCGCGAGGAGGGTGCGCTCGTGGCATCCTCTCTCGCCCGCATGCTGTCGTCTGTGCGCGGCTTCCACCGGTTCCTGCTCGGCGAGAACCTGGTCGAAGCGGATGTCGCGGCCGACCAGTCCCCGCCGAAGCTCGCCAGCCGGCTCCCGAAGGCGATCACGGTCGAGCAGATGGCGTCGATCCTCGCCGCGGTGGACGGTGACGACCTGCAGTCCCTGCGCGACAAGGCCCTGCTCGAGCTGCTCTACGCGACGGGTGCCCGCGTGTCCGAGGCCGTCGCGCTCAACGTCGACGACATCCTCGGCGACGAGCACGGCGCGGCCGAGGTGGTGCGGCTGTTCGGCAAGGGCAACAAGCAGCGCATCGTGCCGGTCGGCAGCTACGCGCGGGCGGCCCTCGACGCCTACCTCGTGCGGGCGCGACCCATTCTCTCGGTGCGCGGGCCGTCGACGCCCGCGCTGTTCCTCGGCATCCGCGGACAGCGGGTGTCGCGGCAGAACGCCTGGCTGATCATCCGCGCGGCGGCCGGTCGCGCGAAACTCGGCTTCGACATCTCGCCGCACACCTTCCGGCATTCCTTCGCCACGCACCTGCTCGCGGGCGGCGCCGACGTGCGTGTTGTGCAGGAACTGCTCGGCCATTCGAGCGTCGCGACCACCCAGATCTACACGCTCGTGACGGCCGACACGCTGCGGGACATGTACACGACCGCTCATCCCCGGGCACGCGGATAG
- a CDS encoding ParA family protein yields the protein MNAQNPDDAMLEGFDNVVLGPTGRPVTVFPEPKPLKGHGPARIISLSNQKGGVGKTTTAINLAASLAEYGRKVLAIDFDPQGALSAGLGVPAHDVPTIYELMLGTIKDPREAIIETAFPNLHVIPANIDLSAAEVHLINEVARETILARIIAKVAGDYDVVLIDCQPSLGLLTVNALTAAHGVLIPLECEFFALRGVALLVETIEKVKDRLNPAIELDGILPTMYDARTLHSREVLERVVETFGDSVFQTVIGRTVKFPDASVAGSPITSFAPTHQAADAYRQLARELISRGAVA from the coding sequence ATGAACGCTCAGAATCCCGACGACGCCATGCTGGAAGGCTTCGACAACGTGGTTCTAGGGCCGACCGGTCGCCCCGTCACCGTCTTCCCCGAACCGAAGCCGCTCAAGGGCCACGGCCCCGCGCGCATCATCTCCCTCTCCAACCAGAAGGGCGGAGTCGGCAAGACGACCACCGCCATCAATCTGGCCGCGAGCCTCGCCGAGTACGGCCGCAAGGTGCTCGCCATCGACTTCGACCCGCAGGGCGCGCTGTCCGCGGGACTCGGTGTGCCAGCGCACGACGTGCCGACCATCTACGAGCTCATGCTGGGCACCATCAAGGATCCCCGCGAAGCCATCATCGAGACGGCGTTTCCGAACCTGCACGTCATTCCGGCCAACATCGACCTGTCTGCCGCGGAGGTGCATCTCATCAACGAGGTGGCCCGCGAGACGATCCTGGCGCGCATCATCGCGAAGGTCGCGGGCGACTACGACGTGGTGCTCATCGACTGCCAGCCGTCCCTCGGCCTGCTGACTGTCAATGCGCTGACCGCTGCGCACGGGGTGCTCATCCCGCTCGAATGCGAATTCTTCGCGCTGCGCGGTGTTGCGCTTCTCGTGGAGACCATCGAGAAGGTCAAAGACCGCCTGAATCCGGCGATCGAGCTCGACGGCATCCTGCCGACCATGTACGACGCCCGCACCCTGCACTCGCGCGAGGTGCTCGAGCGCGTCGTCGAGACCTTCGGTGACAGCGTGTTCCAGACGGTCATCGGGCGCACGGTGAAGTTCCCCGACGCGAGCGTCGCGGGATCCCCGATCACCTCCTTCGCGCCGACCCACCAGGCGGCCGACGCGTACCGCCAGCTCGCCAGAGAGTTGATCTCCCGTGGCGCAGTCGCCTAA
- a CDS encoding segregation and condensation protein A, with translation MAQSPNGAAELEAEAGGFSVSLSNFSGPFDLLLSLITKHELDITDISLSVVTGEFIAYLKNLDTTEELDQASEFLVVAATLLDLKVAGLLPQGELVDAEDVALLEARDLLFARLLQYRAFKEAGLWFTTHLDAEATRHFRSVRLEEKFRQQTPELVWTLSKEDFAAMAALAMAPREIPVVGLDHLHAPLVSIREQAAHVVALLRRGETMSFRELIAGADLKGVVIARFLAVLELYRHAAISFEQLEPLGDLSIRWTAEHWSEDSLANLGADYDS, from the coding sequence GTGGCGCAGTCGCCTAACGGCGCAGCAGAGCTGGAGGCGGAAGCCGGCGGATTCTCCGTCAGCCTGAGCAACTTCAGCGGTCCCTTCGACCTGCTGCTGTCGCTCATCACCAAGCACGAACTCGACATCACCGACATCTCGCTGAGCGTGGTGACCGGCGAGTTCATCGCCTACCTCAAGAACCTCGACACCACAGAGGAGCTCGACCAGGCCAGCGAATTCCTCGTCGTGGCGGCGACCCTGCTCGACCTGAAGGTCGCGGGCCTGCTTCCCCAGGGTGAACTCGTCGATGCTGAGGATGTCGCGCTGCTCGAGGCCCGCGACCTGCTCTTCGCCCGTCTCCTCCAGTACCGTGCCTTCAAGGAGGCCGGCCTGTGGTTCACCACTCATCTGGATGCGGAGGCGACCCGCCACTTCCGCTCGGTGCGCCTCGAGGAGAAGTTCCGCCAGCAGACACCCGAGCTCGTGTGGACACTCTCCAAGGAGGACTTCGCCGCGATGGCCGCCCTCGCGATGGCGCCGCGCGAGATCCCTGTCGTGGGGCTGGATCACCTGCACGCCCCGCTCGTGAGCATCCGCGAGCAGGCCGCCCACGTCGTGGCGCTGCTGCGCCGCGGCGAGACCATGTCCTTCCGCGAGCTCATCGCGGGTGCCGACCTCAAGGGCGTCGTCATCGCCCGCTTCCTCGCCGTGCTGGAGCTCTACCGGCACGCGGCCATCTCGTTCGAGCAGCTCGAACCGCTCGGTGACCTCAGCATCCGCTGGACCGCCGAGCACTGGTCTGAAGACTCCCTCGCTAACCTCGGAGCTGACTATGACTCTTGA
- the scpB gene encoding SMC-Scp complex subunit ScpB: MTIDGDTAHIRGEGRHQAEPGDVARSLEAIFMIADEPQTLVALATALDLPIVEIKLALDGLIRDYDGEDGGTVRGFELREVGGGWRLYVRAEYDAVARDFVLTQNPTRLSQAALETLAVIAYKQPISRGAIASIRAVNVDSVVRTLLGRGLITEAYTDTETGAIHYATTDMLLVQLGINSIEELPLISPLLADGSDGFDEQR; encoded by the coding sequence ATGACCATCGACGGCGACACGGCGCACATCCGCGGCGAGGGCCGCCACCAGGCCGAGCCCGGCGACGTGGCCCGCAGCCTCGAGGCGATCTTTATGATCGCGGATGAGCCGCAGACCCTCGTCGCCCTAGCGACCGCCCTCGACCTGCCGATCGTCGAGATCAAGCTCGCCCTCGACGGCCTGATCCGCGACTACGACGGTGAGGACGGCGGCACCGTGCGCGGTTTCGAGCTGCGCGAGGTCGGCGGCGGCTGGCGCCTCTACGTGCGTGCCGAGTATGACGCCGTCGCCCGCGACTTCGTGCTCACCCAGAACCCGACCCGCCTCAGCCAGGCCGCGCTCGAGACCCTCGCCGTGATCGCCTACAAGCAGCCCATCAGCCGCGGAGCGATCGCCTCGATCCGTGCGGTCAACGTCGACTCGGTCGTGCGCACGCTGCTCGGCCGAGGCCTCATCACCGAGGCGTACACCGACACCGAGACCGGCGCCATCCACTACGCCACCACAGACATGCTGCTCGTGCAGCTCGGGATTAACTCGATCGAGGAGCTCCCGCTCATCTCCCCACTACTCGCAGACGGCTCGGACGGATTCGATGAACAACGCTGA
- a CDS encoding pseudouridine synthase, whose protein sequence is MNNAEPQNNPEGERLQKVMAAAGVASRRVCEDLIAAGRVQVNGVRVEGAGRRVLPTDLVSVDGKAIQLDTTKVYIMLNKPTGIVSSLRDNRGRPDLSRYTNEFEERLFNVGRLDVDTSGLLLLTNDGELAHVLAHPSFGVLKTYIAKVEGVMNQHTVNKLVGGIELEDGLIEADKARIIGTPSANETVVEVTLHSGRNRVVRRMLDAVGHPVIDLVRRQFGPLHLGSLAPDAMRDLTKAEVGELLTISRGGNVAPATGDEVPDENPSDD, encoded by the coding sequence ATGAACAACGCTGAACCCCAGAACAACCCTGAAGGCGAGCGCCTGCAGAAGGTCATGGCGGCCGCAGGCGTCGCCTCCCGTCGAGTGTGTGAAGACCTCATCGCCGCGGGTCGCGTGCAGGTGAACGGCGTGCGCGTCGAGGGCGCGGGGCGACGGGTGTTGCCCACGGATCTCGTGTCGGTTGATGGCAAGGCCATCCAGCTGGACACGACCAAGGTCTACATCATGCTCAACAAGCCGACCGGTATCGTCTCGTCGCTGCGCGACAACCGCGGGCGGCCCGACCTCAGCCGCTACACCAACGAGTTCGAGGAGCGCCTGTTCAACGTCGGCCGCCTCGACGTCGACACGAGCGGCCTGCTGCTGCTCACGAATGACGGCGAGCTCGCGCACGTGCTCGCGCACCCGTCGTTCGGCGTGTTGAAGACCTACATCGCCAAGGTCGAGGGCGTGATGAACCAGCACACCGTCAACAAGCTCGTCGGCGGCATCGAACTGGAGGACGGCCTCATCGAGGCGGACAAGGCGCGCATCATTGGCACCCCGTCCGCGAACGAGACGGTCGTCGAGGTCACCCTGCACTCGGGTCGCAACCGCGTGGTGCGTCGGATGCTCGACGCCGTCGGCCACCCCGTCATCGACCTCGTGCGCCGCCAGTTCGGCCCGCTGCACCTCGGCAGCCTCGCACCCGACGCCATGCGCGACCTGACCAAGGCCGAGGTGGGGGAGCTGCTCACCATCTCGCGCGGCGGCAACGTCGCACCCGCTACCGGCGACGAGGTGCCGGACGAGAATCCCAGCGATGACTGA
- a CDS encoding prephenate dehydrogenase: MTDRRVQGPVRIVGAGLLGVSIGLALRQKDVDVILHDSSPSTLTLAVDYGAGRRAQPGDEPDLIVVCVPPDVTAPVVAAELLAFPNALVTDVASVKLGPLTELVEMGADVSRYIGSHPMAGRERGGAASGRADIFVGRPWVIAGHDGITYRRANPVENLALDLGAVPIEMDAAEHDRSVALVSHVPQVVASLLAARLSGATDAAVSLAGAGLRDTTRIASSAPELWVQILGANAGAVAPILHALRDDLDGVIAALDAVDAPGSRRAIATALSAGNDGVARIPGKHGTAKRFAQLTILIDDRPGELARLLTEIGELGVNMEDLRLEHSPNAQIGLAEIAVLPEKEETLARELGARGWKIAGVSE; the protein is encoded by the coding sequence ATGACTGACCGTCGTGTGCAGGGGCCGGTGCGCATCGTCGGCGCCGGTCTGCTCGGCGTGAGCATCGGCCTGGCGCTCCGCCAGAAAGACGTCGACGTCATCCTGCACGACAGTTCGCCCTCGACCCTGACCCTCGCGGTCGACTATGGTGCCGGCCGCCGCGCCCAGCCGGGCGACGAGCCTGACCTCATCGTCGTCTGTGTGCCCCCGGATGTCACGGCGCCCGTTGTGGCCGCCGAACTGCTGGCCTTTCCGAACGCCCTGGTCACCGATGTCGCGAGCGTCAAGCTCGGGCCGTTGACCGAACTCGTGGAAATGGGCGCCGACGTGTCCCGCTACATCGGTTCCCACCCGATGGCCGGGCGGGAACGGGGCGGCGCCGCATCAGGTCGTGCCGACATCTTCGTCGGCCGCCCCTGGGTAATCGCGGGCCACGACGGCATCACCTACCGACGCGCGAACCCGGTTGAGAACCTCGCCCTCGATCTCGGCGCCGTTCCGATCGAAATGGATGCCGCGGAGCACGACAGGAGCGTCGCCCTCGTGTCCCACGTTCCGCAGGTCGTCGCCTCGCTGCTCGCCGCCCGCCTGAGCGGCGCGACCGACGCTGCCGTGAGCCTGGCCGGAGCCGGGCTGCGCGACACCACTCGCATCGCGTCGAGCGCCCCCGAGCTCTGGGTGCAGATCCTCGGCGCCAACGCCGGGGCCGTGGCTCCCATCCTGCACGCCCTGCGGGACGACCTCGACGGCGTGATCGCCGCCCTCGACGCCGTGGACGCACCGGGATCCCGCCGCGCGATCGCGACGGCACTCTCCGCCGGCAACGACGGGGTGGCGCGCATCCCGGGCAAGCACGGAACGGCCAAGCGGTTCGCCCAGCTCACGATTCTCATCGACGACCGGCCCGGCGAGCTCGCGAGGCTGCTCACCGAGATCGGCGAACTCGGTGTCAACATGGAAGACCTCCGCCTCGAGCACTCACCGAATGCGCAGATCGGCCTCGCCGAGATCGCGGTGCTGCCCGAGAAGGAGGAGACCCTCGCGCGCGAACTCGGAGCGCGGGGCTGGAAGATAGCGGGAGTGAGCGAATGA
- the cmk gene encoding (d)CMP kinase, whose protein sequence is MTVVAIDGPAGSGKSSVSKGAAVELDYAYLDTGAAYRALAWFCLENGVDTLGPSEIIEALDDFDYEIGTDPEQYFVRVGGEDVVEAIREPRVTAVVSSVARVPEVRSFLTELFRTIIRTTEKPGIIVEGRDITTVVVPDAEVRILLTASEEARMARRSAELSTESAAITAQQLSSRDAQDSRVVDFMNAADGVVTVDSTELDFEQTVSAVVELVRDAA, encoded by the coding sequence ATGACAGTTGTAGCCATTGACGGACCGGCCGGAAGCGGCAAGTCGAGCGTGAGCAAGGGCGCGGCGGTCGAGCTGGACTATGCGTATCTCGACACCGGCGCCGCCTACCGCGCGCTCGCCTGGTTCTGCCTTGAGAACGGTGTCGACACGCTCGGCCCCAGTGAGATCATCGAAGCCCTCGACGACTTCGACTACGAGATCGGCACCGACCCCGAGCAGTACTTCGTGCGGGTCGGGGGAGAGGACGTCGTCGAGGCGATCCGCGAGCCGCGCGTGACGGCCGTCGTGAGCTCGGTCGCCCGCGTGCCCGAGGTGCGCAGCTTCCTCACCGAGCTCTTCCGCACGATCATCCGGACCACAGAAAAGCCCGGGATCATCGTCGAGGGTCGCGACATCACCACGGTCGTCGTGCCCGACGCAGAAGTGCGAATTCTGCTCACGGCCTCGGAAGAAGCTAGAATGGCTAGGCGTTCAGCCGAACTGTCCACGGAGTCGGCCGCGATCACCGCGCAGCAGCTCAGCTCGCGCGATGCCCAGGATTCCCGGGTCGTCGATTTTATGAATGCCGCCGACGGTGTCGTGACCGTCGATTCAACCGAACTTGACTTCGAGCAGACAGTGTCAGCTGTCGTCGAACTCGTGCGGGACGCTGCCTAG
- the der gene encoding ribosome biogenesis GTPase Der encodes MAENDNDFPDIDAGLVERIKTMDDAEAGQRAASLRAGLEDYDLDDEDLGLLDTISDDPDAIVYLPALPVLAIVGRPNVGKSALVNRIIGRREAVVEDTPGVTRDRVNYKSEWNNRHFTIVDTGGWEPDAKGINASVAAQAEIAIDLADAVLFVVDATVGATSTDEHVVRLLRGTKKPVILVANKVDDARQEPQAAELWSLGLGEPWPVSAVHGRGVADLLDKVLTVLPEVSAVAKEEVGGPRRVAILGRPNVGKSSLLNKTAGEERVVVNEMAGTTRDPVDEQIELGGKFWRFVDTAGIRRRVNLSQGADFYATLRTSAALEKAEVAIVILDVSEPISVQDLKIVDLVLESGRALVLAFNKWDLLDDERRYTLEREIEQDLGHVAWAPRVNISAKTGRHMEKLVPALELALESWDTRIPTGKFNALLAELVAEHPHPVRGGKQPRILFGTQAASRPPTFVLFTTGFLDPQYRRFITRRLREIFGFEGSPINVNMRVREKRQRRS; translated from the coding sequence ATGGCCGAGAACGACAACGACTTTCCCGACATCGATGCGGGGCTCGTCGAGCGCATCAAGACGATGGACGACGCGGAGGCCGGTCAGCGCGCCGCCTCGCTGCGCGCCGGACTCGAGGACTACGACCTCGACGATGAGGACCTCGGTCTTCTCGACACCATCTCCGACGACCCCGACGCGATCGTCTACCTGCCTGCCCTGCCCGTGCTCGCGATCGTCGGTCGCCCGAACGTCGGCAAGTCCGCGCTCGTCAACCGCATCATCGGCCGTCGCGAGGCCGTCGTCGAGGACACCCCCGGCGTCACCCGCGACCGCGTCAACTACAAGAGCGAGTGGAACAACCGCCACTTCACGATCGTCGACACCGGCGGCTGGGAGCCCGACGCCAAGGGCATCAACGCCTCGGTAGCGGCCCAGGCCGAGATCGCCATCGACCTGGCCGACGCCGTTCTGTTCGTGGTCGACGCCACCGTCGGCGCGACCTCGACCGACGAGCACGTCGTGCGCCTGCTGCGCGGCACCAAGAAGCCCGTCATCCTCGTCGCCAACAAGGTCGACGACGCCCGCCAGGAGCCGCAGGCCGCAGAGCTGTGGAGCCTCGGACTCGGCGAGCCGTGGCCCGTCTCCGCCGTGCACGGTCGCGGTGTCGCGGACCTGCTCGACAAGGTGCTCACCGTGCTGCCCGAGGTCTCGGCCGTCGCCAAGGAAGAAGTGGGTGGCCCGCGCCGCGTCGCCATCCTCGGTCGCCCGAATGTCGGCAAGAGCTCGCTGCTCAACAAGACCGCAGGCGAGGAGCGGGTCGTCGTCAATGAGATGGCCGGCACCACCCGCGACCCGGTCGACGAGCAGATCGAGCTCGGCGGAAAGTTCTGGCGCTTCGTCGACACTGCCGGTATCCGCCGCCGCGTCAACCTCTCACAGGGCGCCGACTTCTACGCGACCCTGCGCACCTCGGCCGCGCTCGAGAAGGCCGAAGTCGCGATCGTCATTCTGGATGTCTCGGAGCCCATCTCCGTGCAGGACCTCAAGATCGTGGACCTCGTGCTCGAATCCGGTCGCGCGCTCGTGCTGGCCTTCAACAAGTGGGATCTTCTCGACGACGAGCGCCGCTACACGCTCGAGCGCGAGATCGAGCAGGACCTCGGCCACGTCGCCTGGGCTCCTCGCGTCAACATCTCCGCCAAGACCGGCCGCCACATGGAGAAGCTCGTCCCCGCCCTCGAGCTCGCGCTCGAGTCGTGGGACACGCGTATTCCTACGGGCAAATTCAACGCGCTCCTTGCCGAGCTCGTGGCCGAGCATCCTCACCCGGTTCGCGGTGGAAAGCAGCCGCGCATCTTGTTCGGCACGCAGGCGGCTTCACGCCCGCCGACGTTCGTGCTGTTCACCACGGGCTTCCTCGACCCGCAGTACCGCCGCTTCATCACGAGGCGCCTGCGCGAGATCTTCGGCTTCGAGGGAAGCCCGATCAACGTCAACATGCGCGTTCGTGAGAAGCGGCAGCGCCGCAGCTAG
- a CDS encoding SRPBCC family protein, whose translation MASVTKSIDVDVPITVAYNQWTQFEEFPRFMSGIESISQQGDTHLFWKVKIGGVEREFEAEIVEQHPDERVAWKSTDGTTHAGAVSFYRIDDAKTRVTVQIDWAPEGFVEAAGALLGVDGIQVSHDLGKFKELIEASGTEDGGWRGNVEREADATGR comes from the coding sequence ATGGCCAGTGTCACCAAGTCCATCGACGTCGACGTTCCGATCACCGTCGCCTACAACCAGTGGACCCAGTTCGAGGAGTTTCCGCGGTTCATGAGCGGCATCGAGTCGATCAGCCAGCAGGGCGACACGCACCTGTTCTGGAAGGTGAAGATCGGCGGCGTCGAGCGCGAGTTCGAGGCCGAGATCGTCGAGCAGCACCCCGACGAGCGCGTCGCCTGGAAGAGCACCGACGGCACGACCCACGCGGGCGCCGTCAGCTTCTATCGCATCGATGACGCCAAGACGCGCGTGACCGTGCAGATCGACTGGGCTCCCGAGGGCTTCGTTGAGGCCGCAGGCGCACTGCTCGGTGTCGACGGCATCCAGGTCTCGCACGACCTCGGCAAGTTCAAGGAACTCATCGAGGCGAGCGGAACCGAGGATGGCGGCTGGCGCGGCAACGTCGAGCGTGAAGCCGACGCCACCGGTCGCTAA
- a CDS encoding NUDIX domain-containing protein, translated as MSDVPPPLPPGFVRDPGDAWVYGPAGEKFWGRFGAAGLLVHNPERGVLLQLRVGWSHFGGTWGLPGGALKEGEAADVGALREAYEEAGVPASALEVLFTSVLDLGFWRYTTVVAAAAVPFEPVIGDAESVELRWVPVAEVDGLPLHPGFSAAWPALRDRLPTS; from the coding sequence ATGAGTGACGTGCCCCCTCCGCTTCCGCCGGGATTCGTGCGCGACCCCGGAGACGCCTGGGTGTACGGGCCGGCCGGGGAGAAATTCTGGGGGCGCTTCGGGGCCGCGGGACTCCTTGTGCATAACCCTGAGCGTGGCGTGCTGCTGCAGCTCCGCGTCGGCTGGAGTCACTTCGGCGGCACCTGGGGCCTTCCCGGCGGTGCGCTGAAGGAGGGCGAGGCGGCGGATGTCGGCGCCCTGCGCGAGGCCTACGAAGAGGCCGGTGTTCCCGCATCCGCGCTCGAGGTGTTGTTCACGAGCGTGCTCGATCTCGGCTTCTGGCGGTACACGACGGTCGTGGCTGCCGCCGCCGTACCGTTCGAACCGGTGATCGGCGACGCCGAGAGCGTCGAGTTGCGCTGGGTGCCGGTGGCTGAGGTTGACGGGTTGCCGTTGCATCCCGGATTCAGTGCGGCGTGGCCCGCGCTACGGGACCGACTGCCTACTTCTTAG
- a CDS encoding TetR/AcrR family transcriptional regulator: MDARQLRTRARLATAVLQLGAQKPITQVSVSELAAAAEINRSTFYEHSDSPAALLRATLRAELDQIRDRNLAAIENVPKALQNTTSEVLEHVASHDEIYQRGLGLDDDSGELHSMLSAHFQGSVHQLLDSGHLKLPASTYPDLLSDTVARFVADGTVGAIEAWLRTPSPRDNAAFIETYYLVMPAWWPKPKK; the protein is encoded by the coding sequence ATGGATGCACGGCAACTCCGCACGAGGGCGCGTCTCGCGACCGCTGTGCTGCAGCTGGGCGCGCAGAAGCCGATCACGCAGGTGTCGGTGAGCGAACTCGCTGCTGCCGCCGAGATCAACCGTTCCACTTTCTATGAGCACTCCGACTCCCCCGCCGCGCTACTGCGAGCGACTCTGCGCGCCGAGCTCGACCAGATCCGCGATCGCAACCTGGCCGCCATCGAGAACGTGCCGAAGGCGCTGCAGAACACCACATCCGAGGTGCTCGAGCACGTGGCATCCCATGACGAGATCTACCAGCGCGGCCTCGGACTCGATGACGACAGCGGCGAACTGCACTCGATGCTGAGTGCGCACTTCCAGGGTTCGGTGCACCAGCTGCTCGATTCCGGCCACCTGAAGCTGCCAGCGTCAACGTACCCCGACCTGCTCAGCGACACGGTCGCGCGCTTCGTCGCGGACGGCACGGTCGGCGCCATCGAGGCCTGGCTGCGCACCCCGAGCCCACGCGACAACGCCGCGTTCATCGAGACCTACTACCTGGTCATGCCAGCCTGGTGGCCGAAGCCTAAGAAGTAG